A genomic region of Lytechinus pictus isolate F3 Inbred chromosome 2, Lp3.0, whole genome shotgun sequence contains the following coding sequences:
- the LOC129254117 gene encoding neuralized-like protein 2 codes for MPLYRFHENHGVNVRRSEDGEVAKRTSSFANAITFSEDSIQPGEIFMVEVDEQESGWSGHLRCGLTQHSPSRMAALAPGDAIGPAEAIGDVIRIPQYSMPDLTSMGKSWIFAITKHHNKVPRTIQDDDEEQMEASSFIQNFGNALQVGNKILPQSLLVKDFCHIDLETPGQSLYKNGKQFLATSIGSRIGITYEIQTISPSEQRANMHLIINGEDQGSSPMDNADLENPFYAIVDVYGTTKQVRIVQLNYVPTLQECCRMRIRTCIKENQVARLPLPAKLQRFLRFEPM; via the exons ATGCCACTTTACAGATTTCATGAAAACCATGGGGTCAATGTGCGGCGCAGCGAGGATGGTGAGGTTGCCAAGCGTACCTCCAGCTTTGCTAACGCAATCACTTTCAGCGAGGACTCCATCCAACCTGGAGAGATATTCATGGTAGAGGTTGATGAACAAGAATCTGGATGGAGTGGACATCTCAGGTGTGGACTGACCCAGCATAGCCCTTCCAGAATGGCAGCACTCGCTCCTGGAGATGCCATCGGGCCGGCTGAAGCGATAGGAGATGTAATTCGTATTCCTCAGTACTCCATGCCGGATCTGACCAGCATGGGCAAATCATGGATCTTTGCAATCACGAAGCATCACAATAAAGTGCCGCGCACAATACAGGATGATGACGAAGAGCAGATGGAAGCGAGCTCTTTCATCCAGAACTTCGGGAATGCCCTTCAAGTCGGTAACAAGATCCTGCCCCAATCTCTCCTGGTCAAAGACTTCTGTCACATAGACCTGGAAACCCCTGGTCAGTCTCTGTACAAGAATGGCAAGCAGTTCTTGGCTACATCGATAGGTAGTAGAATCGGCATTACGTATGAGATACAGACAATTTCACCCAGTGAGCAAAGGGCAAACATGCATCTTATCATTAATGGGGAAGATCAGGGCTCATCTCCAATGGACAATGCAGATTTGGAAAACCCATTTTATGCCATAGTGGATGTCTATGGAACTACTAAACAAGTCAGAATAGTTCAGCTGAATTATG TTCCCACTCTCCAGGAGTGCTGTCGGATGAGAATACGAACGTGCATCAAGGAGAACCAGGTGGCTAGACTACCCCTTCCTGCAAAGCTCCAACGCTTCCTAAGATTTGAACCAATGTAA